DNA sequence from the Candidatus Kaistella beijingensis genome:
GCGGTGAACGAAAAAGGACAAATCCGTTTTGGTTTGGGTGCAATTAAAGGAATTGGTGAAGGTCCGAGTGAAGCGATTGTGGAGGCAAGAAAAGAAGAAAGATTCAAAAATATTTACGATTTTTTCGAGAAAGTTCCATCGGGTCAAATGAACAAAAGAGTGGCGGAAAGTTTGGTTATTGCAGGTGCTTTTGATGAAGTGGACAAATATCACCGTGCACAATATTTCGATATCGATAGTTCGGGAAGAACCAATGTGGAGCGACTTTTACGTTACGGACAAAGTTTTCAGGACAATAAAAACGAGATTGAAAATTCCCTTTTCGCCGATTTTGCTGACGAAGTGAAAATTGAACAACCGAAGATCAATCCTGCTCCGGAATGGCAAAACATGCACAAACTCAACAAGGAAAAGGAAATCATTGGTTTCTATCTTTCTGCGCATCCGTTGGATGAATATAAATATCAATATCAGTTTATTCAGGGAGCTTTGAGCAAAAAGGAAATTTTGGAAGGCAAAAAAGAGGAAGTGGTGGAACTGGAAAAAGTGATTCTTCCAATCGATGTTTCCGAAGTCGCAGATTCGGATGAAGATTTGGTGGATATTCCTTCAGAAAATTTAGATGAAGAAGATTCGCTGATTGAAGAACCGACTAAAAAGGCAGAACCAAAAGGAACTTTCAACTTCCTGAATTTGGATGAAGTGGATGCTTTTAAAGAAACGGTGTTTGGAAATCAACCTGATTTGTTCAACAACGACAAACTGTCCTGGAAAGAGAAACAGGCAATAAAAAACAACGCACCCGAATACATGGTTGCAGGAATGGTGACGGAATATTCTGTTCGAGACGGAAAAAACAGTGGTGAAAAAGTCGCCTTCATCACTTTGGAAGATTACAGCGGAAGTTACAGTTTTCGTTTGGGTGACCGCGATTATATGCGATTACGCGACAAAGTGGATGTGCAGCGATTTGTCATTTTTAAGATTAAATTTTCTCAATCCAATGACGGCAGGGTTTTCGTGAATGTTGCAGATATTATCGATTTAAAGGACGCTTTCGAAAAATTTGCCAAAAAAATGACGGTTGTTGTCGATATCAACGATTTACGGAAAGAGGACATCGAGTTTTTCAAAAAGAATTTCATTGAAAATAAGGGCGAACAAAAACTCAATTTCTATGTGAAAAATCCTTCAGATAATTCAACAATAGAACTGATGTCAATGAAAGCCCATGTGGAAATCAACGGCGATATTTTGAACGTCATCAATGAAATGCAGAAATATGAGGTTTTTCTGAATTAGACTTAGAGTTTTTCATGATTACTAAAAACAGCGACTAAGGTTGCTGTTTTTTTTTGCTTTCAAACAACAGTTAAAAAAGGGTGAAATCACGATTTTTTTTTTTGTTGAAACTCTTTACCTTCGTACAAACAAATAACTAATAAAATGAAAACAGAAATTATTACCTATGACAGTTATTATCTCTATTTAGAGTGTATGACCTGTCTCCTAGAGAAAAATGGTTTTGGAAAAGATTATGATTTTCTAAACACCATTAATTTTGATCAGATTGAAAATTTTATTTCTGATAAAACATCAATCCTGATAATGAATATTGTAGGATTAGGATTAAGTGATACTTTTGATTTTATAGAAAACACGCTCAAACGATTTTGTAATCTAAAAATCATGATTTTATCGCCCAATATGGAAATGAAAGTTATTAAAAAGTTCTTTGAGAAAGGAGCGAAATCATTCCTTACTAAAAACACAAACAGTGCGGAGTTTTTGAATGCCTTGAAAGCGGTAATTGAGGACAAAGTATATATCAATGATGATGCAAAGAAATCCCTTTTCGACTATATCTGCAATCAGGAAGAATTATCTGATAAAAAAAATTATGGCGGTGATGAATTAACTTGCCGTGAGAAAGACGTTTTAGCTCTTTTATGTGATGGTTATCGTACAAAAGAAATCGCCGACAAACTTTTTATCAGTACTCACACCGTTGAATCGCATCGCAGAAACATCATGCTTAAATTAAATGTCAATAATTCTTCAAAACTCGTAAAGTTAGCAATGGAAAACAATTTAGTGAATTAAGTTTGAATAAATTTAAAATTAAAACTGCTTTATCCGTTGATAAAGCAGTTTTTTTGTGGGGAGATTATTATTCCCAATCAGGCATTTCTGCATTGGCGAATAATGTCGTTCTCAAATACTCAGTGTTGGCGTTATTGAAGGTTATTTTCACAATATCTTTTTGTGAAATACCGTCATTTGAAGTATTCATAAAAATGACTTCAGCATCGTTTGGTGAAAATCTCGGGTCTAAATCATTGGTCCCAAGTGGTTTTTTGCTAATCTGCGAAATGTCGGTGGTGGTGTTTGAATTCAAATCATATAAAAATATTCGTGAATCTAATTGCCGATGATTTGGATTTTCATAACCTGAAATGTCTCGGGTAAACAGTAATTTGTTTCCTGCAATGGAAAAATTCAAACCTCCTGCCGCTCCACTTTGACCGGAAAGAACAGTTTGAACGACATTTCCCAACAGATCGATAATGAAGATTTTCACATTGTATCCATTTACATCATTGGTTTTTAAGGCAATTTTACTTCCATCAATACTCCAGTCACATTCGGTGATGAAATTTCCATCGGACGTCGTATAGATTAAAGTTAAACCACTTCCGTCTTTATTAATTTTGTAAAGTTTATTAAACGCTGGGTAAATTAATTCACTTCCATTTGAGCTCCAACAAAAATCCAAATCCTCATAATTGTAGCCTAAAACTGGCTGATTTGTAGTAACCTGTTTCACATTTGAACCGTCTTTTTTAGCCGTAAAAATTTGCGTTGTACCTGAAACTGTCTGCAAATAGGCAATTAAGCCTGCATCATTATTAAGTCTAGGTCTCCAACTGTTTACTGCGTTGGAGGTTAACTGAAAATTTTGTCCCGTCTCATTGCTTGAAATAATGTAATAGTTAGAGCCTGATTTCTTCACATAATGAAAACGGTTGTTCGGGGTATCAGAAACTTTAAATTGTTTCACAGCGCTGTAAACATCAGGATTTACAGTATCATTTGCAACAATTTGCCAAAAGTAGGTAACTCCAAAATTCAGATTATCTAAAACATAACTCTTTGTTTTGATATCGGATTTTTCAAAAACGGTGTTGTATAAACTATTTTTAACAATTAGTTTAAATTTCAATTTCAAGGAATCTCCTGGATCTGGATCGGTGCAACTCCAGGTCAAAGTGACCGAGGTTGGTTGATCAACGGAATTGTCCGCGGGAGTTAGAAGTTGAGGAATGGATGGTGGGGAATTTAATGAATTATCATCTGAAAGTTCGAACACAACGCTTACCGCATTTTCTGTCTTCAAATTAACGCCTTGAAATGATGCCAAATATCCTGTTAATTCAGCTTTTACAGAATAATCTCCCAAGGGAACGTTTTCAAGTTTGAAAGTTCCGTCTGTTCCGCTAAATACAGTTTGGGTTGTTGGAGAAGTATAAATCTTCACATTGGCAATTGGGGTATTGGTTCCTTTTTTTACCACTTTTCCGGTTATTGTTCCAGTTGTAATTTTACCAACCAAGTCTTCACTGCACGAATGGCAGAAAAAAAATAGAATAAATAGAAATAAGATATTATATAAAGTTTTCATGGTTTTAATTTTTTATGTTGTGTTTTTTCGCCTGTTTGATATAGTAATTGATTCCTAAACCAATATGAAATGCCTGATCTTTCCTTTTCCCGTTCACGAAATTGTCCCAAGTATCATCAAACCCCATGTCGTATTGAGCATTTAATCTTAATGAAAGATTGTTTCCCGCCAAATATTCTAATCCACCACCAAACTGATACTTCAAAAAATTTTTATCTTTAAACATTGTTCCGATTCCAACATAAGCGTAAGGTGAAACAGAAAACTTTGGGAGCATTAAATATTCCAAATTCAATTCGGTATACATGAAATTATTTTTCACGATGTCCTTATTTTCAAGGGTTTCAAACCCTGCACTTAATTCGGTGTTAAAATGGTCGGTAAAGAAATATTTGAAACCTACTTTTCCGCCGATATTCATTTTTGCGTCGGTGTAATCTCCTTTAATTAAATCGCCGTTCACGATTGCCAAAACAGATGCTCTAGATCTTTCTTTATCGTTAAATTTATTTCCTACAAGTTGCTTTTCGTTCCGGATTTGTTCAGCATGATGTTTTGCAAGCAAATCTTTCACTTCTTTTTCATGAACTTTTTCAATTCTAAAAGTTCCATCTTCCACACATTCTAAAATTAAAGTGTAAACCGCTTTTTCAATGGCTTGTGTAACGGCTAAACTTACCGGTTCGTTTTGGGTAAATCCCATTTCGGCTTCCAAAATTCGGTCAGTATCAATGTATCGGAAGAAACTACCATTAACTGTTGTTGATAGGATATTTTTAGAAGTGTAAACGGTTTTCATAATTTCTCCTGTCATGCTGGAAACTACACGTAAATAAACTGTAACACGGTCTTGTCGATATTGCGTTCCACCGCCTATTCCAAAATATCTTGCGCCAATTCCGCCTGTCATTACATTGCTATCGTAAGAAATAATTCCGCCTTCCAAAAGAATTCCTGCATAGAGAAGGGGTGGAAGTTGGTCACTGATGATGGTTTTTCCATCTTTTGCAACTTCGTATTCTTTTCGGGTGGAACGTATGATTTGTCTTTCGTTTAAGAGATTGCCGATATTTTCGCGTTCTATCGGCCGGAACCATTTGCTGTCTTCTAATGCTTTTAATAAAATAGAAGTAGTTCCTTGTGGAATTGCAGTACTCCAGTTGCTTCCGTTTTCCGCCATTTTGTATTGACCGGTTTGGTCTTTGAATTTGTACACTCCGATAACAATTTTATCTTCGGGAGCGGGAAGTTCTTTCAGTTGCTTTGTATAAGGCGTCATTTCACCCAAAGTAGAGGTGTCGCCTTCGGCGGGTAGATTCATCATCGTGCCGCAACTGCTCATTATTCCTAATAGGATAAGGAGTAATAATTTGGTGGTTAATAAACTTTTCATGATATTAATTCTTTAGTTCGGGATTATAATTTCTGACTGTTCACCTGTTGAAGTATTTAGAATTCGTACGATTAAACCTTTGTCTGACTGTGTAACTTGTATGTACATGGAACCGAAAGTGTAATTTCCTGGTTTTAAATTTCCTGTGCCAAATTGGTCTCCGAAGAGTTTTTGGGATAACTGACTTAATAACTGCCTGTTGAGACTTTCTGTAAAACTATCCAAAGTGCTTAAGGAGCCGTAAGGATTTGTAGTTCCTTTAAACTGATTTTGTGCGGACGCTGAACTCAAAAGCCATTGGTAATTGAACGTGTCGCCTCCAAATGCGGGATTTATAGGTTTGTAAACGAACTGTTGCCCGAATA
Encoded proteins:
- a CDS encoding response regulator transcription factor, translated to MKTEIITYDSYYLYLECMTCLLEKNGFGKDYDFLNTINFDQIENFISDKTSILIMNIVGLGLSDTFDFIENTLKRFCNLKIMILSPNMEMKVIKKFFEKGAKSFLTKNTNSAEFLNALKAVIEDKVYINDDAKKSLFDYICNQEELSDKKNYGGDELTCREKDVLALLCDGYRTKEIADKLFISTHTVESHRRNIMLKLNVNNSSKLVKLAMENNLVN
- a CDS encoding carboxypeptidase-like regulatory domain-containing protein, whose amino-acid sequence is MKTLYNILFLFILFFFCHSCSEDLVGKITTGTITGKVVKKGTNTPIANVKIYTSPTTQTVFSGTDGTFKLENVPLGDYSVKAELTGYLASFQGVNLKTENAVSVVFELSDDNSLNSPPSIPQLLTPADNSVDQPTSVTLTWSCTDPDPGDSLKLKFKLIVKNSLYNTVFEKSDIKTKSYVLDNLNFGVTYFWQIVANDTVNPDVYSAVKQFKVSDTPNNRFHYVKKSGSNYYIISSNETGQNFQLTSNAVNSWRPRLNNDAGLIAYLQTVSGTTQIFTAKKDGSNVKQVTTNQPVLGYNYEDLDFCWSSNGSELIYPAFNKLYKINKDGSGLTLIYTTSDGNFITECDWSIDGSKIALKTNDVNGYNVKIFIIDLLGNVVQTVLSGQSGAAGGLNFSIAGNKLLFTRDISGYENPNHRQLDSRIFLYDLNSNTTTDISQISKKPLGTNDLDPRFSPNDAEVIFMNTSNDGISQKDIVKITFNNANTEYLRTTLFANAEMPDWE
- a CDS encoding CsgG/HfaB family protein; this encodes MKSLLTTKLLLLILLGIMSSCGTMMNLPAEGDTSTLGEMTPYTKQLKELPAPEDKIVIGVYKFKDQTGQYKMAENGSNWSTAIPQGTTSILLKALEDSKWFRPIERENIGNLLNERQIIRSTRKEYEVAKDGKTIISDQLPPLLYAGILLEGGIISYDSNVMTGGIGARYFGIGGGTQYRQDRVTVYLRVVSSMTGEIMKTVYTSKNILSTTVNGSFFRYIDTDRILEAEMGFTQNEPVSLAVTQAIEKAVYTLILECVEDGTFRIEKVHEKEVKDLLAKHHAEQIRNEKQLVGNKFNDKERSRASVLAIVNGDLIKGDYTDAKMNIGGKVGFKYFFTDHFNTELSAGFETLENKDIVKNNFMYTELNLEYLMLPKFSVSPYAYVGIGTMFKDKNFLKYQFGGGLEYLAGNNLSLRLNAQYDMGFDDTWDNFVNGKRKDQAFHIGLGINYYIKQAKKHNIKN
- a CDS encoding curli production assembly/transport component CsgF, with amino-acid sequence MKTLLIYLFCGIGLIFGQQFVYKPINPAFGGDTFNYQWLLSSASAQNQFKGTTNPYGSLSTLDSFTESLNRQLLSQLSQKLFGDQFGTGNLKPGNYTFGSMYIQVTQSDKGLIVRILNTSTGEQSEIIIPN